Below is a window of Streptomyces sp. NBC_01429 DNA.
AGATCAGCCCGACCTGCCGGGCCGTCATGCCCCCGGAGGCGGGGATCACCGTACAGCCGAGCCGCTCCGCCCCGTAGTGCGCGCCGAGCCCGCCGGTGAACAGCCCGTAGCCGTAGGCCACATGGACCCGGTCCCCGGGGCGTCCGCCGGCCGCGCGGATCGAGCGCGCCACCACGTCGGCCCAGGTGTCCAGATCCCGCTGGGTGTAGCCGACGACGGTCGGCCGTCCCGTCGTGCCGCTGGAGGCGTGGATACGCCGTACCTCCGACCGGTCCACGGCGAACATCCCGAACGGGTAGTTGTCCCGCAGATCCTCCTTGGAGGTGAACGGGAAACGCGCCAGGTCGGCGAGCGAGCGGCAGTCCTCGGGACGCAGTCCCGCCCGGTCGAAGGCGTCCCGGTAGAAGCCGACATGGTCGTAGGCGTGGCGCAGGGTGCGGCGCAGCCGCTCCAGTTGCAGTACGGCCAGCTCCTCGGCACCGAGCCGTTCCGCCGCGTCCAGCAGAGGTGTCATGGCGCTCCCTCCCGGTCCCTCGGGCCCTGCGGTCACCTGCGGGGAAGCGGTCGACCGATCATTCGGTTGATCGCCCCGGGATCAGTAATCCAGGAGCGCCGCCGGGCGTCAAGGGGTACGGCACCGGCCGCGCCGGAGCGCCGGCGCGGCGCGGATCCCGGCGGCCGCGGCCTTCCGACGTGGCCTGTCCCGGACCGGCGGCGGTCGATAGTCTGACCCCGGGACGACACAGCGGGAGGAGCGGGACGTGGCCGAAAGCATCACCACCCAGAAGCCGCATTCGGGCTGGGACAAGCCGGAACTGGATCTGAGCGAAGCGCAGTGGCGCTCGGGCAGCCGAGGCGCGGGTGACGTCCAGATCGCCTTCGTCGAGGGCTTCATCGCCATGCGCAACAGCGGGCGCCCCGAGAAGCCGTCGCTGATCTTCACCCCGGCCGAGTGGCGGGCCTTTGTGATCAACGCGCGCGAGGGCGAGTTCGACCTGACCTGAACCGGCCACCCCGGCACGGCCCCTGGCCCCCGGCGCCGGTCCACCCGGCTCCGGGGAAGTGGCGTGAACCCGTACCATGGTGGGATGTCCTTTCTCCGCCGCCGCAGCGCCGCCACACCCGCGGGCCCGGACTTCGATGTCCTGGCCATGGACCCGGGTGACTGGCCCGGCAACTTGGGCGCCGGGCTGCTGCCCGCG
It encodes the following:
- a CDS encoding DUF397 domain-containing protein; the encoded protein is MAESITTQKPHSGWDKPELDLSEAQWRSGSRGAGDVQIAFVEGFIAMRNSGRPEKPSLIFTPAEWRAFVINAREGEFDLT